Proteins co-encoded in one Stomoxys calcitrans chromosome 5, idStoCalc2.1, whole genome shotgun sequence genomic window:
- the LOC131997998 gene encoding uncharacterized protein LOC131997998: MHGEKSSAATAVANDWVTKVLPTYLSEYVEDFIYNADESALLYKALSTSTLANRKDTPSGEKNAKGNVINFIYHEHKWNGQTYLLHWQHQAGFSTSKHYIHSIQPLDQGIIRSFKAHYRRAIISKQLLHLECGLSVKDFSKKVDNLKALNMVKRAWLNVTLECIRNCFRKSGFTISTDVATVEESDVILDALDDDEINHLIEIDEDVPCCEDLTDNDIIDEITGFEEENSENESDSHTIKPSVSEALKSITILNNFFTDNTKVRKQLDDIEDTLCQHILSKMAQTRIKDYFQNITL, from the exons atgcatgGCGAAAAGAGCTCGGCGGCCACTGCAGTAGCAAATGATTGGGTAACAAAGGTGCTTCCAACTTATCTCTCGGAATATGTTGAAGACTTCATTTATAACGCGGATGAATCTGCGCTTTTGTACAAAGCCTTATCTACAAGCACTTTAGCCAACAGAAAAGATACTCCATCTGGGGAAAAAAATGCCAAAGGAAATGTTATCAATTTTATTTATCACGAACATAAATGGAACGGACAAACATATTTATTGCATTG GCAACATCAAGCTGGTTTTTCTACCTCCAAACACtacattcattcaattcaaccCCTGGACCAAGGTATTATTCGTTCCTTCAAAGCTCATTACCGCAGGGCTATAATTTCAAAACAGCTCCTTCACCTTGAATGTGGTTTATCGGTGAaggatttttcgaaaaaagttGATAACTTGAAAGCTTTAAATATGGTTAAAAGAGCTTGGTTAAACGTAACATTAGAATGCATTCGAAACTGTTTTAGAAAGTCTGGTTTTACTATTTCTACAGATGTAGCTACCGTTGAGGAAAGTGATGTTATTTTAGATGCTTTGGATGATGATGAAATTAATCATCTAATTGAAATTGATGAAGATGTACCCTGTTGTGAAGATTTGACTGACAACGATATCATTGATGAAATAACAGGCTTCGAAGAAGAGAATTCGGAAAACGAAAGCGATAGCCACACGATCAAGCCTAGTGTTTCTGAAGCCTTAAAATCGATTActattttgaataacttttttACAGATAATACTAAAGTACGTAAACAATTGGACGATATTGAAGACACATTATGTCAACATATTTTAAGCAAAATGGCACAAACTCGCATTAAAGATTACTTCCAAAATATAACATTATAA